In a genomic window of Rubripirellula tenax:
- the cysK gene encoding cysteine synthase A, with product MARSKSYSDITKAVGDTPMIQINRLVPAGGATVFAKCEFYNPLNSVKDRIGAAMIAAGERDGLINKETHIVEPTSGNTGIALAFVCAAKGYKLTLTMPESMSVERRALLRAMGANLVLTPAGDGMKGAINRAMELVESTPNAYMPQQFENPANPAIHEATTGPEIWEDSGHNIDAIVAGVGTGGTITGVAKFLKKQNPNFKAFAVEPTHSPVISGGAPGKHRIQGIGAGFVPKNLDVSIVDDVVQVDDEDAFEWGRKLAKMEGIVGGISSGANMWAAAQVAARPDMKGKRIVTIMCSLGERYLSTPLFGDLGL from the coding sequence GACGGTTTTCGCAAAGTGCGAATTCTATAACCCGCTCAACAGCGTCAAGGACCGCATCGGCGCGGCCATGATCGCCGCTGGTGAACGAGACGGATTGATCAACAAAGAAACTCACATTGTTGAACCGACCAGCGGCAACACCGGCATCGCGTTGGCATTCGTTTGCGCCGCCAAGGGTTACAAGCTGACGCTGACGATGCCTGAGTCGATGTCAGTAGAACGACGCGCACTGCTGCGAGCGATGGGCGCGAACTTGGTTCTGACCCCGGCCGGCGACGGCATGAAAGGTGCCATCAATCGTGCGATGGAATTGGTCGAAAGCACGCCCAACGCCTACATGCCCCAGCAATTCGAAAACCCTGCCAACCCCGCGATTCACGAAGCGACCACCGGTCCCGAAATCTGGGAAGACAGCGGTCACAACATCGACGCGATCGTCGCGGGAGTGGGCACCGGTGGCACCATCACCGGTGTGGCGAAGTTTTTGAAAAAGCAAAATCCGAACTTCAAGGCCTTTGCCGTTGAGCCGACGCATTCGCCCGTGATTAGCGGCGGCGCCCCCGGCAAACACCGTATCCAAGGCATCGGCGCGGGCTTCGTCCCAAAGAACTTGGACGTTTCGATCGTTGACGACGTCGTTCAAGTCGATGACGAAGATGCGTTCGAGTGGGGCCGCAAGCTGGCCAAGATGGAAGGCATCGTTGGTGGCATCAGCAGCGGAGCCAACATGTGGGCAGCCGCACAAGTCGCCGCACGTCCCGATATGAAGGGCAAGCGCATCGTCACGATCATGTGCAGCCTCGGCGAACGCTACCTCAGCACGCCACTGTTCGGCGATCTCGGCCTGTAG
- a CDS encoding putative inorganic carbon transporter subunit DabA, with the protein MRDTSSSVVSSDPSFSTTSSTGLKSQVSAETVDRIKHAIEHATHYLPSQGPISIFVHHNTLHSFEDLPFEEAVLAGGAMYDCQPYLSEGRYREALRRGRITLDELRDVLLDDLGDEADDLVASFGTLYTLRLSMLQMPPHEAPTPSCNGCWRNRIC; encoded by the coding sequence ATGCGCGACACGTCATCCAGTGTTGTTTCATCCGATCCATCTTTTTCGACGACTTCGTCGACCGGATTGAAGTCGCAAGTCTCTGCTGAAACCGTTGACCGAATCAAGCATGCCATCGAGCACGCGACGCACTATCTGCCGTCGCAGGGCCCGATCTCGATCTTCGTTCACCACAACACGCTGCACTCGTTCGAGGATCTGCCGTTCGAGGAAGCGGTGCTCGCCGGTGGTGCGATGTACGACTGCCAGCCGTATCTTTCCGAGGGCCGCTACCGCGAAGCACTCCGACGTGGCCGGATCACCCTGGACGAACTTCGCGACGTGTTGCTGGATGATCTGGGGGACGAAGCCGACGATTTGGTCGCCAGCTTCGGAACGCTGTACACATTGCGTTTGTCGATGCTACAGATGCCGCCTCACGAAGCCCCGACGCCGAGTTGCAATGGTTGTTGGCGGAATCGGATCTGCTGA
- a CDS encoding DUF2309 domain-containing protein, whose translation MQWLLAESDLLKKFNESVPTQVADRMVGGTHQWVYRHRDNKQNESDGNTDGSVKQLDAPDAALLASMLKQFRDHNIDSWSKSKWTAFVLELLWNVCHRGVEQAGLAAPTLPRPLRHRDSLLRATGVDSDQLVHEVMIRFCGVFLDQGFAGLSLPLRESGFAASFANLYLQPMSIMPSWMKPMRAELASIAMGGFDVHRSIAQSLQSLGVDDTEQKDYIHQTMLALRGWAGMIWQMETAAPFFPMPAPAGSLAEFIAIHLMLERHAIADAGKRLYGTTDLHQIHSHTSAKAATVPVASVEQRTYTVFQLAQTGGWMPDQLLAMSQPQWQRLIGAIESFTEHDRRRIFHLAFEKHYRTDTLNAIVNHGKRVAMRPKQEVKTPPAYQAIFCIDDREESIRRHLEEADPACETSSAAGFFAVAMYYQGADHAHYRPLCPNVITPSHYVREEPLFSSVEDNEKRAQRRRRIGAVTHQVHASSRTMLGGWITGIFGAVATFPMVARIMAPRLTSQVRELVGSLTRPPATELHIERITEEPGQDFDALGYSLPEMATIVVRILQDIGMVESLPPITVFFGHGSSSLNNPHESAYNCGACSGGRGGPNARAFAMMANDSRVRALVAEQGIVLPDDVRFVGAYHNTCSDDVEYYDLDLLPRSHRNLFRRIEASVNEARARNAHERSRRFESAPLDMTPSLALEHVEQRSEDLSQARPEYNHATTAMVLVGRREWSRGLFLDRRSFLTSYDPTIDDENATILARILAAAIPVCAGIGLEYYFSTVDNEGYGCGSKLPHNIASMLGVMTGASSDLRPGLSQQMVEIHEPMRILFVIETTPARMLAIMAGNETIHRLVSGRWVQLAVYDAETSTIQQYVDGQFRAYVPTTDELPISPSSIDWYRGQRDHLGFATLNAGHPRGEQ comes from the coding sequence TTGCAATGGTTGTTGGCGGAATCGGATCTGCTGAAGAAGTTTAACGAATCGGTGCCCACGCAGGTCGCCGATCGGATGGTCGGCGGAACGCATCAATGGGTTTACCGCCATCGAGACAATAAGCAAAACGAATCCGACGGCAACACCGACGGATCGGTCAAGCAACTGGACGCTCCTGACGCCGCACTGCTCGCGTCAATGCTGAAGCAATTTCGAGATCACAACATCGATTCCTGGTCAAAGTCGAAGTGGACCGCGTTTGTTTTGGAACTGCTTTGGAATGTCTGTCATCGCGGCGTCGAACAAGCCGGGCTCGCCGCGCCGACGCTGCCTCGCCCGCTGCGTCATCGCGACAGTTTGCTGCGAGCGACCGGCGTCGATTCAGATCAGCTGGTCCACGAAGTGATGATTCGGTTTTGCGGAGTCTTTTTGGACCAAGGCTTTGCCGGATTGTCGCTGCCACTTCGCGAATCCGGGTTTGCGGCGTCGTTCGCGAACTTGTATTTGCAACCGATGTCGATCATGCCGTCATGGATGAAGCCGATGCGGGCAGAACTGGCGTCGATCGCCATGGGCGGCTTCGACGTGCATCGTTCGATCGCTCAATCGCTTCAATCGCTGGGCGTCGACGACACCGAGCAGAAGGATTATATCCACCAAACGATGCTGGCCCTGCGAGGTTGGGCGGGAATGATATGGCAGATGGAAACCGCCGCACCGTTCTTTCCCATGCCCGCGCCGGCCGGATCATTAGCCGAGTTCATCGCGATCCACTTGATGCTGGAACGGCACGCGATTGCCGATGCGGGAAAACGCTTATACGGAACGACCGATCTGCACCAGATTCATTCGCATACATCAGCCAAAGCCGCCACCGTGCCCGTCGCGTCGGTCGAGCAGCGAACCTACACCGTTTTTCAACTCGCTCAAACCGGCGGCTGGATGCCCGACCAATTGCTCGCCATGTCCCAGCCGCAATGGCAGCGACTGATCGGCGCGATCGAGTCGTTCACGGAACACGATCGACGCCGCATCTTTCATTTGGCTTTCGAGAAACACTATCGAACCGACACGCTGAACGCCATCGTCAATCATGGCAAGCGAGTTGCGATGCGGCCGAAACAGGAAGTCAAGACGCCGCCCGCTTACCAAGCCATCTTTTGCATCGACGATCGCGAAGAGTCCATTCGTCGTCATTTGGAAGAAGCCGATCCCGCATGCGAGACGTCCTCGGCGGCCGGATTTTTTGCCGTCGCGATGTACTACCAAGGCGCTGATCACGCACACTATCGTCCACTGTGTCCGAACGTGATCACGCCGTCACACTACGTTCGCGAAGAGCCGTTGTTTTCGTCGGTCGAAGACAACGAGAAACGCGCCCAGCGGCGTCGACGCATCGGCGCCGTCACCCACCAAGTGCACGCCAGTTCGCGGACCATGTTGGGCGGTTGGATCACGGGCATCTTTGGCGCCGTCGCGACCTTCCCGATGGTGGCTCGCATCATGGCGCCCAGATTGACGTCGCAGGTACGCGAGTTGGTCGGTTCGCTTACGCGCCCCCCGGCCACCGAACTCCATATCGAGCGGATCACCGAAGAACCGGGCCAGGACTTTGACGCGCTCGGGTACAGCTTGCCCGAAATGGCGACGATTGTCGTTCGAATTTTGCAAGACATTGGGATGGTCGAGAGCTTGCCGCCGATCACGGTCTTCTTTGGACACGGTTCGAGCAGTTTGAACAACCCGCACGAATCGGCTTACAACTGTGGCGCGTGCAGCGGAGGTCGTGGCGGTCCCAACGCGCGAGCTTTCGCCATGATGGCAAACGATTCGCGTGTTCGCGCACTCGTCGCAGAGCAAGGTATCGTGTTACCCGATGACGTGCGATTCGTCGGCGCGTACCACAATACGTGCAGTGATGATGTCGAATACTACGACTTGGATCTCTTGCCACGCAGCCACCGCAACCTGTTTCGCCGCATCGAAGCGTCGGTCAACGAAGCCCGAGCGCGAAACGCACATGAACGATCCCGCCGTTTCGAGTCCGCACCGTTGGACATGACACCGAGTCTCGCACTCGAGCACGTCGAGCAGCGCAGCGAAGATCTGTCGCAAGCCCGACCCGAATACAACCATGCCACAACGGCCATGGTCTTGGTCGGTCGTCGAGAATGGAGTCGCGGCTTGTTTTTGGACCGTCGCTCATTCTTGACGTCCTATGATCCGACGATCGATGATGAAAACGCGACCATCCTGGCTCGCATTTTGGCTGCGGCGATTCCTGTTTGCGCCGGGATCGGGTTGGAGTACTATTTTTCGACCGTCGACAACGAAGGCTACGGTTGCGGATCAAAATTGCCACACAACATTGCATCGATGTTGGGTGTGATGACGGGTGCGTCCAGCGATTTGCGCCCCGGACTTTCACAGCAGATGGTCGAGATACACGAGCCGATGCGAATCCTGTTTGTCATTGAAACGACGCCCGCACGGATGCTGGCCATCATGGCAGGCAACGAAACCATCCATCGTCTTGTCAGCGGACGGTGGGTCCAGTTGGCCGTTTATGACGCAGAGACTTCAACGATTCAGCAGTACGTCGATGGTCAGTTCCGAGCGTATGTTCCAACGACGGACGAACTTCCAATATCGCCGTCATCGATCGATTGGTATCGAGGGCAACGCGATCACTTGGGAT